A stretch of the Aegilops tauschii subsp. strangulata cultivar AL8/78 chromosome 4, Aet v6.0, whole genome shotgun sequence genome encodes the following:
- the LOC109739332 gene encoding uncharacterized protein produces the protein MSFSVAGMEKERGAAAAVEEIRRLPAEVNWEMLDKSRFFVLGAALFSGVSAALYPAVVVKTHLQVAPPPQAAAATVRAILGRDGLRGFYRGFGASLAGTVPARALYMAALEATKSSVGSAAVRFGVSEPAASAVASAAAGVSAAVAAQVVWTPVDVISQRLMVQTSAACRYAGGADAFRKILAADGVRGLYRGFGLSIITYAPSNAVWWASYAMAQRFAWRVVGADRSESYPALMAVQGASAAVAGGAAALVTMPLDTVKTRLQVMETDAAVARPTLGSTMRGLLKEGGWAACYRGLGPRWGSMSLSAATMVTTYELLKRLSAKEGSLG, from the coding sequence ATGAGCTTCAGCGTTGCGGGCATGGAGAAGGagcgcggcgcggcggcggcggtggaggagaTCCGGCGCCTGCCGGCGGAGGTCAACTGGGAGATGCTCGACAAGTCCCGCTTCTTCGTCCTTGGCGCCGCCCTCTTCTCGGGCGTCTCCGCCGCGCTCTACCCGGCCGTCGTCGTCAAGACGCACCTGCAGGTTGCGCCGCCCCcgcaggccgccgccgccaccgtcagGGCCATCCTCGGCCGCGACGGCCTCCGGGGCTTCTACCGCGGCTTCGGCGCCTCGCTGGCCGGCACCGTGCCCGCGCGCGCGCTCTACATGGCCGCGCTCGAGGCCACCAAGAGCTCCGTCGGGTCCGCCGCCGTCCGGTTCGGGGTCTCGGAGCCCGCGGCGTCGGCGGTCGCCTCCGCCGCGGCGGGGGTCtcggccgccgtcgccgcgcaGGTCGTGTGGACCCCCGTGGACGTCATCAGCCAGCGGCTGATGGTCCAGACCTCCGCCGCCTGCCGCTACGCCGGCGGCGCGGACGCGTTCAGGAAGATCCTCGCGGCCGACGGCGTCCGCGGCCTGTACCGCGGCTTCGGCCTCTCCATCATCACCTACGCGCCGTCCAACGCGGTATGGTGGGCGTCCTACGCCATGGCGCAGCGCTTCGCGTGGCGCGTCGTGGGCGCCGACCGCTCCGAGAGCTACCCGGCCCTGATGGCCGTGCAGGGCGCCAGCGCGGCCGTGGCCGGGGGCGCGGCGGCCCTGGTGACCATGCCGCTGGACACCGTGAAGACGCGGCTCCAGGTGATGGAGACGGACGCGGCGGTGGCGCGGCCGACGCTGGGGAGCACCATGCGGGGGCTGCTCAAGGAGGGCGGGTGGGCCGCGTGCTACCGAGGCCTCGGGCCGAGGTGGGGCTCCATGTCGCTCTCCGCCGCCACCATGGTCACCACCTACGAGCTCCTGAAGCGGCTGTCGGCCAAGGAGGGCTCCCTGGGCTAG